One region of Mucilaginibacter gotjawali genomic DNA includes:
- a CDS encoding BamA/TamA family outer membrane protein, with protein sequence MGKFVLLLFLFFIPCLLLAQGPIDKGHFSFDTTGKKDLIDIARALIKDKPRSVIFDEKKKIYFSFLPVSTSIPGGGSALVTSTTAGIYLGDPKTTYLSTVTFAPYANLKGRYGMPVRSNIWLSNNAWVIQGDSRFLVYPQFTWGLGGGQPESSRFLVNYNYIRIYQAALKKIKPYFFVGAGYAFDDYIDIENSDNSINNGNTISSFTQYKFGTSTDKNSFSSGPTINLLYDTRKNDLNPLPGTYANVVYRYSGVVFGSNNSWQSLYFDFRKYISLNHGGPKSELAFWSFYWTTLTTGAPYLNLPAIGMDPYNRSGRGFEQNRYRGKRLFDLETEYRGDITHNGLLGFVLFVNVNSASQLKSNRFVYWNPAAGTGLRIKFNKKSDTNICIDYGFSKDYSSVKVGLGEAF encoded by the coding sequence TGCGCGTGCGCTTATAAAAGACAAACCCAGGTCTGTGATATTTGATGAAAAAAAGAAAATTTATTTCTCATTTTTACCTGTTTCTACATCTATCCCCGGCGGCGGCTCGGCACTGGTTACTTCCACTACCGCCGGCATTTACCTGGGCGACCCTAAAACCACTTATCTATCAACCGTTACTTTTGCGCCGTATGCAAATTTAAAAGGAAGATATGGCATGCCTGTCCGGTCGAATATCTGGCTCAGCAATAATGCATGGGTTATCCAGGGCGATTCCCGTTTTTTGGTTTACCCCCAATTTACCTGGGGCCTGGGCGGCGGGCAGCCCGAAAGCTCCCGGTTTTTAGTAAACTATAACTATATCCGCATTTACCAGGCCGCGCTAAAAAAAATCAAACCCTATTTTTTTGTTGGCGCCGGCTATGCCTTTGATGATTATATTGATATCGAAAATTCCGACAACAGCATTAACAATGGCAATACCATCAGTAGTTTTACCCAATACAAATTTGGTACATCAACCGATAAAAACTCTTTTTCATCGGGCCCTACCATAAACTTACTTTACGATACCCGGAAAAACGACCTTAACCCGCTTCCGGGTACCTATGCAAATGTGGTTTATCGCTATAGTGGTGTGGTGTTTGGCAGCAATAATAGCTGGCAGTCATTATATTTCGACTTTCGCAAATATATTTCGCTTAACCATGGCGGCCCAAAAAGCGAACTCGCTTTCTGGAGTTTCTACTGGACCACCCTCACTACCGGCGCACCATATCTCAACCTCCCGGCAATCGGCATGGATCCTTATAATCGCTCAGGCAGGGGTTTTGAACAAAACCGGTACCGCGGCAAAAGGTTATTCGACCTGGAAACCGAATACCGCGGCGATATAACCCACAATGGCTTACTGGGTTTTGTTTTGTTTGTCAATGTAAACTCGGCCAGCCAGCTAAAAAGCAACCGTTTTGTTTACTGGAACCCCGCAGCCGGCACCGGCTTACGCATCAAGTTCAACAAAAAATCGGATACCAATATTTGTATTGATTATGGTTTTAGCAAAGATTACTCATCCGTAAAAGTGGGACTTGGCGAAGCATTTTAA
- a CDS encoding BamA/TamA family outer membrane protein: MKKILLAFLFCIAAFAVRAQVPVDTTNKTDIDTSGQKDLIDIGRSLFRFTPRKNHKEKKQIYFSFLPISSSVPGGSKALVTSTTAGFYLGPRKTTYISSVTFAPYFNLKGRYGLPIHSSIWLTDNSYNIQGDTRFLVYPQYTWGLGGGQPEGNKLLVNYDYIRFYQSLLKRITPYLYAGVGYNMDYFININTIPATPLSNFTNYQYGTAQGVNSFSSAITFNALYDTRENSFNPLPGAFANIIYRNNTKLLGSDNNSRSLYIDLRKYISVSNSGLKNQFAFWAYYWTTLSTGTPYLMLPSIGNDPYQRSGRGIEQNRYRGEALAYFETEYRRDITRNGLLGFVLFANINSASQANSHRFAYLNPAGGTGLRIKFNKKSNTNICIDYGISNGFSDINLALGEAF, from the coding sequence ATGAAAAAAATTTTATTGGCGTTCCTTTTTTGCATTGCAGCATTTGCGGTTCGCGCCCAGGTTCCTGTTGATACCACTAACAAAACAGATATTGATACCTCTGGTCAAAAGGATTTGATCGATATAGGCCGGTCGCTTTTCCGGTTTACCCCCAGGAAAAATCACAAAGAAAAAAAACAGATTTATTTTTCATTTCTTCCTATATCCTCTTCAGTACCCGGTGGAAGCAAAGCATTGGTAACTTCTACAACTGCCGGTTTTTACCTGGGACCCCGTAAAACCACCTATATTTCAAGCGTCACCTTTGCGCCGTATTTTAATTTAAAAGGACGTTATGGGTTGCCTATCCATTCAAGCATCTGGCTCACCGACAATTCGTACAACATACAAGGTGACACCCGCTTTTTGGTTTACCCCCAATACACCTGGGGCCTGGGTGGCGGTCAGCCGGAAGGAAATAAACTATTGGTGAATTATGATTACATCCGTTTTTATCAAAGCCTGCTTAAACGAATAACCCCATATTTGTACGCCGGCGTTGGTTATAATATGGATTATTTCATCAATATCAATACAATACCTGCCACTCCGCTAAGCAATTTCACCAACTATCAATATGGTACAGCCCAGGGCGTAAATTCATTTTCGTCGGCTATTACTTTTAATGCATTGTATGACACGCGCGAAAATTCATTTAACCCGCTCCCTGGCGCCTTCGCAAATATTATTTACCGCAATAATACCAAGCTCCTGGGAAGCGACAATAACTCGCGCTCGCTGTATATCGATCTGCGAAAATATATCTCGGTAAGCAATTCAGGGCTAAAAAACCAATTTGCATTTTGGGCATACTACTGGACAACCCTTTCTACAGGCACTCCGTATCTCATGCTGCCGAGCATCGGTAACGACCCCTACCAGCGCTCGGGGCGCGGCATTGAACAGAACAGGTACCGTGGGGAAGCTTTGGCATATTTTGAAACTGAATACCGCAGAGATATCACCCGCAACGGATTGCTTGGATTTGTTTTGTTTGCCAATATCAACTCAGCCAGTCAAGCCAACAGCCACCGTTTTGCTTATTTAAACCCTGCAGGCGGCACCGGTTTACGTATAAAGTTCAACAAAAAATCCAATACCAATATCTGTATTGACTATGGTATAAGCAACGGATTTTCGGATATCAATTTAGCGCTTGGCGAAGCGTTTTGA
- a CDS encoding tetratricopeptide repeat protein: MIKYKYVAFIVPLFLASRLYAQQNPSFQVYNTYHAATDLLDKGEYVAAAQQFRLVEQSKLKAGTQSRFESELTLLKENSQYYEALCALELENDDAESMFLRFIKEHPENPFTRLAYFQIGKSYSKREQWAEALEWFDKVQADELSGRENTEYKFRKGYAYFSTNDYKHAQELFSEVKGRRSEYTDDATYYFAYIAYMNKDYHLALVNFQRLKNSKKYENSYPYYITAVYFLDNRYDDVISYAVPILNKTHQQNEREMLRLIAASYFAKANYADAAKYYTRFENEDLGKTQTTQDTYQMGYTFYKVANYTKAATELEKLQQQNDVFSQNGDYTLGDVFLRLNNKQSARSAFFLASKLSFDRQLQEDALYQYAKLSYELDYNNQALDATRLYLKNYPKAKRTDEVKTLLGEELLNSHNYAEAVDILEPIPNKSASAMAAYQKVTYYRGLEFYNERAFENAIGIFLRSLKHPVDSHIATLTTYWMAEAMYEVRKYDESVETFQKFLDMPDAPETPVYNYANYALAYAAFGGEKYRTAATYFLKFLDGDEKDANTVNDAITRLGDSYFVLKNYSRALDYYNKIIERRSQGEDYALFQRGMIQGLQGAPDTKISTLNDVLSKFPKSDYADDASFEIAYTYYVKNDTLKAKSAMLDMIQKYPTSSYVPRALVTVGLIDYNAGNDNLAIESFKKVVQDYSSTDEAKQALKQIEKIYTDKGDGQTFISYAATVPIANYTTADQENIMYTSANNLYARGDWDGTVGAVNAYFDKFPTKPIYEKGARFIRAQSLVNLGRSQEAVNDYNVILNDWTSNYTEQSLIAMAKLYISQKKYNEAVVFLKKLEVNSEYKADYTFAINNLLLCYSQMEMPDDALNYVKLVRENEKTAQEDKFKTGLYAGQAYLQKGDTTKAVVEFTYTVTNTKTVAAAEAKYNVARIEYLKGKYKASQKTCFELVKDLPNYDYWVTKTFILLADNYVALKDNFQAKATLQSIIDNYKGDDDILPTAKQKMDQLSPGNKTEIKSDSTGVKKRNMKSDTTGVKKQDNKE, from the coding sequence ATGATAAAATACAAATACGTCGCCTTTATTGTCCCGTTATTTCTTGCCTCCAGATTATACGCCCAGCAAAACCCCTCGTTCCAGGTTTATAATACCTATCATGCGGCTACAGACCTGCTTGATAAAGGCGAGTATGTTGCCGCTGCGCAACAGTTCCGGCTGGTTGAACAATCAAAACTTAAAGCCGGTACCCAATCGCGTTTCGAATCGGAATTAACCCTTTTAAAAGAGAATTCCCAATATTACGAAGCTTTGTGTGCGCTTGAACTCGAAAATGACGATGCCGAGAGCATGTTCCTGCGGTTTATAAAAGAACATCCTGAAAACCCTTTCACGCGCCTGGCTTATTTCCAGATCGGGAAGTCTTATTCAAAACGCGAGCAATGGGCCGAGGCCCTGGAATGGTTTGATAAGGTACAGGCCGATGAGTTAAGCGGCCGGGAAAATACGGAATACAAATTCCGTAAAGGGTATGCTTATTTTTCAACCAATGACTATAAGCACGCCCAGGAGCTGTTCAGCGAAGTAAAAGGCCGCCGCTCGGAATATACCGACGACGCTACCTATTACTTTGCCTACATTGCCTACATGAATAAGGATTATCACCTGGCGCTGGTAAATTTCCAAAGGTTAAAAAACTCGAAGAAATATGAGAACAGCTATCCTTATTACATTACAGCTGTTTACTTCCTTGACAACCGTTATGATGATGTGATCAGTTACGCGGTGCCTATTCTCAACAAAACCCATCAGCAAAACGAACGGGAAATGCTGCGGCTGATCGCCGCTTCTTATTTCGCGAAAGCTAATTATGCTGACGCGGCCAAATATTATACCCGTTTTGAAAACGAGGACCTCGGCAAAACACAGACCACCCAGGATACCTACCAAATGGGCTACACTTTTTATAAAGTAGCCAACTATACCAAAGCCGCTACCGAACTGGAGAAACTACAACAACAAAATGATGTATTTAGCCAGAACGGGGATTATACCCTGGGCGATGTTTTTCTGAGGTTAAATAACAAACAAAGCGCCCGCAGTGCTTTCTTCCTGGCATCAAAGCTCAGCTTTGACAGGCAATTGCAGGAAGACGCGTTATACCAGTATGCCAAGTTATCCTACGAGCTGGATTACAACAACCAGGCACTGGATGCAACCAGGCTTTATTTAAAAAATTACCCAAAAGCTAAACGTACCGACGAAGTAAAAACGTTACTGGGCGAGGAATTACTTAATTCGCACAATTATGCCGAAGCGGTGGATATACTGGAACCTATCCCCAATAAATCAGCCAGCGCTATGGCGGCTTACCAAAAGGTTACCTATTACCGTGGTCTTGAGTTTTATAACGAACGCGCTTTTGAGAACGCCATCGGCATATTCCTGCGTTCATTAAAACACCCGGTTGACTCGCATATTGCTACGTTAACCACTTACTGGATGGCTGAAGCCATGTACGAGGTTCGCAAATACGACGAATCGGTTGAAACCTTCCAGAAATTTTTGGACATGCCGGATGCTCCGGAAACGCCGGTTTACAATTACGCCAATTACGCACTGGCTTATGCGGCATTTGGCGGCGAAAAATACAGAACCGCCGCTACTTATTTCCTAAAGTTTTTAGATGGCGACGAAAAAGATGCCAATACTGTAAACGATGCCATCACCCGCCTGGGCGACAGCTATTTTGTTTTAAAGAACTATAGCAGGGCATTAGACTATTATAACAAGATCATTGAGCGGCGCAGCCAGGGTGAAGACTACGCCTTATTTCAACGGGGTATGATCCAGGGGTTGCAGGGTGCACCTGATACCAAGATCAGCACGCTGAACGATGTTTTGAGCAAGTTCCCGAAATCTGACTATGCTGATGATGCATCGTTTGAGATAGCTTACACTTATTATGTAAAGAACGACACACTCAAGGCAAAAAGCGCGATGCTGGATATGATCCAGAAATACCCCACCAGCAGCTATGTGCCGCGTGCATTGGTTACCGTAGGTTTGATTGACTATAATGCCGGAAACGATAACCTGGCGATTGAATCTTTCAAAAAGGTGGTGCAGGATTATTCTTCAACCGATGAGGCCAAACAGGCGCTTAAGCAAATCGAAAAGATCTACACCGATAAGGGCGACGGGCAAACGTTTATTAGCTATGCGGCTACAGTGCCTATTGCAAACTATACCACGGCCGACCAGGAAAACATTATGTACACCTCTGCAAATAATCTGTATGCCAGGGGTGATTGGGATGGCACAGTGGGTGCCGTGAATGCTTATTTTGATAAATTCCCAACCAAGCCCATTTACGAAAAAGGGGCGCGGTTCATCAGGGCCCAAAGCCTGGTAAACCTTGGCCGCTCACAGGAAGCGGTTAATGACTATAACGTTATTTTAAACGACTGGACCAGTAATTATACTGAGCAATCCCTGATTGCCATGGCCAAACTTTATATCTCGCAAAAGAAGTATAACGAAGCGGTTGTTTTCCTTAAAAAACTGGAAGTAAATTCGGAATATAAGGCCGACTACACTTTCGCCATAAACAACCTGCTGCTTTGCTACTCCCAGATGGAAATGCCTGACGATGCGCTGAATTACGTAAAACTGGTACGCGAAAATGAAAAAACCGCGCAGGAAGATAAGTTTAAAACGGGCCTGTACGCTGGCCAGGCTTACCTGCAAAAGGGCGACACCACAAAAGCTGTAGTTGAATTTACTTATACCGTTACAAATACCAAAACAGTGGCCGCCGCTGAAGCAAAATACAACGTTGCCCGGATTGAATACCTTAAAGGCAAATACAAGGCATCGCAGAAAACCTGTTTTGAACTGGTGAAGGACCTGCCAAACTATGATTATTGGGTAACGAAAACCTTTATCCTGCTGGCTGATAATTATGTGGCGCTGAAAGATAATTTCCAGGCAAAAGCTACGCTGCAGAGTATTATTGATAATTATAAAGGCGACGACGATATTTTACCAACCGCCAAACAAAAAATGGATCAATTAAGCCCGGGAAACAAAACCGAAATAAAATCAGATTCAACCGGCGTGAAGAAACGAAACATGAAGTCGGATACTACAGGGGTGAAGAAACAGGATAACAAAGAATAA
- a CDS encoding TonB-dependent receptor, protein MKFKYIYILLTLLSALYFVPADAQIKHKKAKKPAAKVIRKKPAAIAKTAPVKKASAKGLGDEAAKVKTDTTKKMPLSGNSLTEEIVVTTAYKPVLADAVKIRINPDLEDKTPFKAPLTYFPVDKRLELNTDIKPFNAMKMPKEQDSVLNNNYVKVGLGSLKTTFGEAYFNNGRDQGLQFGGYLKHFAQSGSLPDQKMNREEAGIFGKSIGQVTSLSGSINYNYRGNYFYGFDQTNLPPANLQLDKQHFSTISAQGELTKNYKDVPNDFTYALKLSGYMYNDAYQAKESNVVLSGFLNETINQFYAGLAGSIDVATQQDSAYNYNNSFIRLNPYLKFQGDSYKIEAGVNIVDNFGFTSSFHIFPAAKLELQLIPKYLRIFVEAKGDVNRSSLLDFSNTNPFLGQNIAIKNSVDQLDIAAGLKGTILPGLGFKATIYRNQVKDMPLFVNNFDFATGYNRFTVIYVNGKSRVNGLNGELDYKASDDLDIFGRVEFKQYQMPAGIQPWNLPTFKLTAGTVIHISNLVNVSGSMFIRGSAMDPYPATTGSLAPTTISSFVDLSGEVEYKATKRLSVFVHINNILNGTNQTWIYYPDYGFNIFGGVGYKF, encoded by the coding sequence ATGAAATTTAAATACATCTATATACTGCTTACCTTACTATCAGCATTATACTTTGTTCCTGCTGATGCGCAAATAAAGCACAAAAAAGCAAAAAAGCCTGCGGCGAAAGTTATTCGCAAAAAACCGGCAGCTATTGCAAAAACAGCTCCGGTAAAAAAGGCCTCAGCTAAAGGCCTTGGAGATGAAGCGGCGAAAGTTAAAACTGATACCACCAAAAAAATGCCCTTAAGCGGCAATAGCCTGACGGAAGAAATTGTGGTAACCACTGCTTATAAACCTGTTTTGGCCGATGCGGTAAAGATCAGGATCAACCCCGACCTGGAGGATAAAACCCCATTTAAGGCACCGTTAACTTATTTCCCGGTTGATAAACGCCTGGAACTAAATACAGATATCAAACCTTTTAACGCTATGAAAATGCCGAAAGAACAGGATTCGGTATTGAATAATAACTATGTTAAAGTTGGCCTTGGCAGTTTAAAAACTACGTTTGGCGAAGCTTATTTTAACAATGGCCGCGACCAGGGTTTGCAATTTGGCGGCTATTTAAAACATTTTGCGCAGAGTGGCTCCTTGCCCGATCAGAAAATGAACCGCGAGGAAGCGGGCATTTTTGGCAAAAGCATTGGCCAGGTAACCTCATTAAGCGGCAGCATCAATTATAACTACAGGGGTAATTATTTTTATGGTTTCGACCAAACCAACCTTCCTCCGGCAAATCTGCAGCTGGACAAACAACACTTCAGCACCATCAGCGCGCAGGGCGAACTGACTAAAAACTATAAAGACGTTCCGAACGACTTTACTTACGCGCTTAAGTTGAGCGGCTATATGTATAACGATGCCTACCAGGCTAAAGAAAGCAATGTAGTGCTGTCCGGATTTTTAAACGAAACCATCAACCAGTTTTATGCGGGGCTTGCAGGTTCCATCGACGTGGCCACCCAGCAGGACAGCGCTTATAACTATAATAACAGCTTCATAAGGCTCAACCCCTATTTAAAATTCCAGGGCGACAGTTATAAAATTGAAGCTGGGGTAAACATCGTCGATAACTTTGGGTTCACATCATCGTTCCACATTTTCCCGGCGGCAAAACTCGAATTACAACTGATCCCTAAATACCTGCGCATTTTTGTAGAGGCAAAGGGCGATGTAAACCGCTCATCGTTACTTGATTTCTCGAATACCAACCCATTTCTCGGGCAGAATATCGCGATCAAAAACTCGGTTGACCAACTGGACATTGCGGCGGGTTTAAAAGGCACGATATTGCCGGGCTTAGGTTTTAAGGCGACGATTTACCGCAACCAGGTAAAAGATATGCCTTTGTTTGTAAACAATTTTGATTTTGCAACCGGGTATAACCGTTTCACGGTGATCTACGTTAACGGCAAATCGCGGGTTAACGGTTTAAACGGCGAGTTGGATTACAAAGCATCGGACGATCTGGATATTTTTGGACGGGTAGAATTTAAGCAATACCAAATGCCCGCCGGTATCCAGCCATGGAACCTGCCTACCTTCAAACTGACAGCGGGTACCGTTATCCATATCAGCAACCTGGTTAATGTGAGCGGATCGATGTTTATACGCGGATCGGCTATGGATCCATACCCTGCGACCACCGGCAGCCTGGCGCCTACTACGATATCTTCATTTGTTGATTTGAGCGGCGAAGTGGAATATAAAGCAACCAAAAGATTATCAGTATTTGTACATATAAACAATATTTTAAACGGAACAAATCAAACCTGGATATATTATCCTGACTACGGATTTAATATATTTGGCGGCGTTGGCTATAAATTTTGA
- a CDS encoding HU domain-containing protein, translated as MNLADYLSELLGQQDEVSVPGLGYFVRLRIKAYYSDSEGRFYPPHHQVKFVPEIKEDDTFAQYVADNKNISLASSKYFVEKFISKLKEDAARGKYLFADLGSFFTEQGQLVFKPNDRIPADPAFYGYPPVDIPKIGTPVPVDAKKPVVNQTQSVTAPQAPATAVSTAYVKPVPQPQYYEEDVEPKKTISVWLIVLIAVAVLALAVFGFYKFYPSAFDKVKEAFNKVTGKTAMVAPAAKPVVKPDTAKKTVALTDTNKKKTAAPIDTVKPSRFEAVADKVIHLGKANERVKYLKSMGLNAYIITDAPGPLIKVSVGSFKTYHEADSLINALLITGRINKNWRHQPLEVKTQ; from the coding sequence ATGAATTTAGCCGATTATTTAAGTGAACTTTTAGGGCAACAGGACGAAGTTAGCGTTCCGGGCCTTGGCTATTTTGTGCGTTTGCGTATTAAAGCTTATTATAGTGATAGCGAAGGCAGGTTTTACCCGCCGCATCACCAGGTAAAGTTTGTGCCTGAAATTAAAGAAGATGATACCTTTGCCCAGTATGTTGCTGATAATAAAAACATATCGCTGGCATCGTCAAAGTATTTTGTCGAGAAGTTTATCAGCAAATTAAAGGAGGATGCAGCCAGGGGGAAATACTTATTCGCTGACCTTGGGTCCTTCTTTACGGAACAGGGCCAGCTTGTTTTTAAACCCAACGACCGCATACCTGCAGATCCTGCGTTTTATGGTTATCCACCGGTTGACATACCAAAAATTGGTACGCCGGTGCCTGTGGATGCAAAAAAACCGGTCGTCAATCAAACGCAATCCGTTACTGCGCCGCAGGCACCAGCCACAGCCGTAAGTACGGCTTATGTTAAACCTGTTCCGCAGCCGCAATACTATGAAGAGGACGTTGAGCCCAAAAAGACGATAAGCGTTTGGCTGATCGTGTTGATAGCGGTGGCGGTTTTGGCACTTGCAGTGTTTGGATTCTATAAATTCTATCCGTCGGCATTTGACAAGGTAAAAGAGGCTTTTAATAAAGTTACCGGTAAAACTGCAATGGTTGCACCCGCCGCGAAGCCGGTGGTAAAACCCGATACTGCAAAAAAAACAGTGGCCTTAACCGATACAAATAAAAAAAAAACGGCAGCACCGATAGATACTGTTAAACCATCGAGGTTTGAAGCAGTCGCAGATAAAGTTATACATCTTGGAAAAGCGAATGAACGGGTCAAATATCTTAAATCAATGGGGCTCAATGCTTACATTATAACGGACGCGCCCGGACCGCTTATAAAAGTATCTGTCGGTTCTTTTAAAACTTATCATGAAGCCGACTCATTAATAAACGCACTATTGATAACCGGGCGAATAAACAAAAACTGGCGTCACCAGCCATTAGAAGTAAAAACCCAATAG
- a CDS encoding MotA/TolQ/ExbB proton channel family protein, whose protein sequence is MTLLFEQITDTAHKLIDTAKTAGQQVAADHEIRFGDLLVKGGWVMVPIGILALLGLVIFFERYFTIRKASKDDSNLMIQVRGSILSGNLESAKAICRNSNTPLGRMLQKGLLRIGRPIKDIEGAIENVGKLEVSKLDKNIGILGIVAGIAPMFGFLGTIIGVIKIFYDISETGNLSIGVISGGLYVKMITSAAGLMVGIVAYVGYHILNIMVEKVILRLETDAIEFIDLLEEPSK, encoded by the coding sequence ATGACATTATTATTCGAGCAGATAACCGATACAGCACACAAGCTAATTGATACAGCAAAAACCGCGGGCCAGCAAGTAGCTGCCGACCATGAAATTCGTTTTGGCGATCTGCTGGTAAAAGGCGGATGGGTAATGGTACCGATAGGTATTTTGGCATTATTGGGCCTGGTGATTTTTTTTGAACGGTATTTCACCATCCGTAAAGCTTCGAAAGATGATTCCAACCTGATGATCCAGGTACGCGGAAGTATTTTATCAGGCAACCTTGAATCGGCCAAAGCCATTTGCCGCAACAGCAATACCCCCTTGGGCCGCATGCTGCAAAAAGGCTTGCTGCGTATAGGCCGCCCCATAAAAGACATTGAAGGCGCTATTGAAAACGTGGGTAAACTGGAAGTTTCCAAACTGGATAAAAACATAGGCATTTTGGGCATCGTAGCAGGTATTGCCCCCATGTTTGGCTTTTTGGGTACCATTATTGGGGTTATCAAAATTTTTTATGATATCTCCGAAACAGGAAATTTAAGTATCGGCGTTATATCAGGTGGCTTGTACGTAAAAATGATCACTTCGGCAGCTGGTTTAATGGTTGGTATTGTAGCTTATGTAGGCTACCATATCCTGAACATTATGGTGGAGAAAGTGATCCTGAGACTGGAAACAGACGCTATTGAATTTATTGATCTTTTAGAGGAACCGAGCAAATGA
- a CDS encoding ExbD/TolR family protein: MNLRKRQRGVSAEVHTSAMNDIMFFLLLFFLIAATLTNPNVIKLLLPKSSSGKPISKKTLNVTISKELQYTVDNKPIALADLPAALTNYKNISPDLTIILHVDKTVAIQDIVEVMDISNKLNIKLVLATIPK; this comes from the coding sequence ATGAATTTAAGAAAAAGACAAAGGGGCGTTTCGGCTGAGGTGCATACCTCTGCCATGAACGACATTATGTTCTTTCTGCTCCTTTTTTTCCTGATAGCGGCAACATTAACCAACCCCAATGTGATCAAGTTATTGCTGCCAAAATCGTCATCGGGAAAACCGATCTCGAAAAAAACGCTGAATGTTACCATCAGCAAGGAGTTGCAGTACACAGTAGATAATAAACCTATTGCACTTGCTGATTTGCCGGCCGCTTTGACAAATTATAAAAACATTTCGCCCGATCTCACCATTATATTACATGTCGACAAAACAGTGGCCATACAGGACATTGTTGAGGTGATGGATATATCAAATAAATTAAATATAAAACTCGTTTTAGCAACGATACCGAAATAA
- a CDS encoding energy transducer TonB produces MNHELTMEHQEENNYPKAFLATGIILAVMMALCYFIIFKDPPIQDDGTGGILVNYGTSEAGMGNDINSVEEPSVSPKANHTQPSKVTQAQPTEQKSQVATSNEKVVTQTNEDAPEVAANSKKASKAVATTPAKPVHKEVVNQNALYHGPSKTGSGGGDGTTTTPGNQGSKNGSPLANNYGDGGNGNGVSGTQWSFVSMPDVKNSSRMQGRVVIDITIDPSGNIVEAHADRKTRMGDLDLINRCISAVKNSHLTSSSPANGNQKGQIVFKFDVD; encoded by the coding sequence ATGAACCATGAACTAACAATGGAACACCAGGAAGAAAATAATTATCCAAAGGCCTTTTTAGCAACAGGTATTATACTTGCTGTAATGATGGCTTTGTGTTATTTCATCATCTTTAAAGATCCCCCCATCCAGGATGATGGTACGGGTGGTATCCTGGTAAATTACGGCACATCCGAGGCGGGAATGGGGAATGATATTAACAGTGTGGAAGAGCCCTCGGTATCGCCCAAAGCCAATCATACGCAACCATCAAAAGTTACCCAGGCCCAACCCACCGAGCAAAAAAGCCAGGTAGCTACCAGCAACGAAAAGGTAGTTACCCAAACAAACGAGGATGCGCCGGAAGTGGCCGCCAATTCAAAAAAAGCGAGTAAAGCAGTCGCCACCACGCCGGCCAAACCCGTTCATAAAGAAGTAGTAAACCAAAACGCGTTATACCATGGCCCATCTAAAACCGGATCAGGCGGGGGCGATGGCACCACTACCACACCAGGCAACCAGGGCAGCAAAAATGGTTCTCCCCTGGCAAATAATTATGGGGATGGCGGTAATGGCAACGGCGTAAGCGGCACACAGTGGAGTTTTGTTAGTATGCCCGATGTGAAAAATAGCAGCCGCATGCAAGGCCGTGTAGTTATTGATATTACCATTGACCCAAGCGGCAATATTGTTGAGGCACATGCCGACCGGAAAACACGTATGGGCGACCTCGACCTGATTAACCGATGTATCAGCGCCGTAAAAAACTCTCACTTAACATCATCCTCCCCGGCTAATGGCAACCAAAAAGGCCAGATCGTATTTAAATTTGATGTGGATTGA